The following DNA comes from Deltaproteobacteria bacterium.
AACCCCTCCTGCAGACGGAAAACCAGTTCTCCCGGGGCTCCAGGGGAATCATGATGAGGCGATTCAATTTTCCCCGCGCCCGGGGCAAATACATCGCCCTGTGCGAAGGGGACGACTATTGGACGGACCCTCGTAAACTGCAAAAGCAGGTGGATTTTCTGGAGACGCATGAAGACGTGTCCCTGTGTTTTCATAACGCCCTGATGGTTTACGAAGACGGCGGCTCCCTGAGGCAGCCGTTTCAAAATCTGGGGAACAGGGAATATTCCGGGGCGGAAATTCTGCGGCACTGGACGATACCGACGGCGTCCGTTGTTTTCCGCAGAGAAAATTATGTCATGCACCACAGCCCCAATAACTTTTTCGGGGACATAATCCTCTTTTTGACTCTGGCGGAAAAGGGGAAATTATGGTGCCTTGACGAAACGATGAGCGCGTACCGGAGGCACCGTGGCGGCCTGTCTTATATGGAGAGAAACGCTTTTCTCTCCTGTGATCCGAAAATATTGAAACATTACGAAGAGATCGGAAAGAATTTTGGGGGGAAATATAAAGGGGTGGCCTGCGAGCTCATAAACGACCTGTATTTGAAAATGGCGATTGAACAGTTCAGGCACATGAATTTCAGATTTATA
Coding sequences within:
- a CDS encoding glycosyltransferase, encoding MNDVLVSISCLTYNHAPYIRQCLDGFMMQQCDFGFEVLIHDDASTDGTQKIIREYETKYPDIIKPLLQTENQFSRGSRGIMMRRFNFPRARGKYIALCEGDDYWTDPRKLQKQVDFLETHEDVSLCFHNALMVYEDGGSLRQPFQNLGNREYSGAEILRHWTIPTASVVFRRENYVMHHSPNNFFGDIILFLTLAEKGKLWCLDETMSAYRRHRGGLSYMERNAFLSCDPKILKHYEEIGKNFGGKYKGVACELINDLYLKMAIEQFRHMNFRFIRSLFLCFRDDPRLCLKNIKSRFI